Proteins encoded together in one Peribacillus asahii window:
- the ytxJ gene encoding bacillithiol system redox-active protein YtxJ: MTLTKIETEEQFNELLQNDTVLFFKHSLTCPVSAEAFEEYQTFIAEHSQLATAYLAVQEARPLSNYIAETFDIKHQSPQAIFFKQGKPTWNDSHWRIKNESLTENLPK; the protein is encoded by the coding sequence ATGACATTAACGAAAATTGAAACAGAAGAGCAATTTAATGAGTTACTTCAAAATGACACGGTATTATTTTTTAAACATAGTTTAACGTGTCCAGTAAGTGCAGAGGCATTTGAAGAATATCAAACCTTTATTGCTGAACACTCACAATTAGCGACAGCCTACTTAGCTGTACAGGAAGCACGCCCGCTTTCTAACTATATTGCTGAAACATTCGATATCAAGCACCAATCTCCACAAGCGATTTTCTTTAAGCAAGGAAAACCAACGTGGAATGATTCTCATTGGAGAATTAAAAATGAGTCTTTAACAGAAAATTTACCGAAGTAA
- a CDS encoding cell division protein FtsA, whose amino-acid sequence MTETLFALDIGTRSVVGIILEKLSESYKIIDILSQEHAERAMLDGQIHDVMAVAKIIQQIKEQLEEKHGPLKKVSVAAAGRALKTEKATIAVNIKGKPMLSREDILHLEFSAVQEAQHLVAQKNQTNSTYYGVGYSVLYYRLDGQEIGSLIDQTGEEASVEIIATFLPKVVIESLLAALKRADLEMQALTLEPIAAINVLIPPSMRRLNVALVDIGAGTSDIALTDSGTVIAYGMVPIAGDEITEAISDYLLLDFPLAEEAKRKLMTNDVITVTDILGFEVDISKEEIIHNIQPALNRLADSISQEILELNNGKAPKAVMLVGGGSQTPELTKLIAKRLALPENRVAIRGIEAIQHVQFSSHVHKGPELVTPIGIAIAANKSPIQYMSILVNGQPIRLFDMEQTNVSDCLLTAGIKLNKLYGKPGMAKIVHFNGQQITIPGEHGTPPKILLNGVEVALDAAVKNEDIIEVTKGEDGHTAILCIHDLIDHMPSKKVTINGVTYIIEATITRNGSIVTRTEFIKDHDVITCSIPETIEELLQVLQLHELLRLIQPFQIELNEKIHKAPSIKGYIYKNNIEVKERASFEDGDIIQVLPPKSLTLAELAEALNIQLTYSIPITFNGNKVILTKALAEFCRGETRLSLSDTIQVGESLSYVPYKLEPFIFQDLFRHVNIDMPQHASSRFILIKNNQEATFHETLAPGDQLKILWPTMIQ is encoded by the coding sequence ATGACAGAAACATTATTTGCCCTAGATATTGGAACAAGGTCTGTTGTAGGCATTATATTAGAAAAATTATCAGAAAGCTATAAAATTATTGATATTTTATCACAAGAACATGCAGAAAGAGCAATGCTGGACGGACAGATTCATGATGTCATGGCCGTTGCCAAAATCATTCAACAAATTAAAGAGCAACTCGAAGAAAAACATGGACCTCTAAAAAAAGTGTCTGTTGCGGCAGCAGGACGAGCTCTCAAAACAGAAAAAGCGACAATAGCTGTGAATATTAAAGGAAAGCCTATGCTATCACGTGAAGATATTCTTCACCTCGAATTCAGTGCCGTTCAAGAGGCACAACATCTAGTAGCTCAAAAGAATCAAACCAATTCTACTTATTACGGTGTTGGTTATTCCGTTTTATACTATCGGCTAGATGGGCAAGAGATTGGAAGCTTAATCGACCAAACTGGTGAAGAAGCATCTGTTGAAATTATTGCAACATTTCTTCCAAAAGTGGTCATTGAATCTTTGCTTGCAGCTTTGAAACGAGCCGATTTAGAAATGCAGGCTTTAACACTCGAACCAATTGCCGCTATCAATGTTTTGATTCCACCATCTATGCGTCGCTTAAATGTAGCACTGGTTGATATTGGAGCGGGAACGTCCGATATTGCTTTAACGGATTCAGGCACAGTCATTGCCTATGGAATGGTACCAATCGCTGGTGACGAGATTACGGAAGCGATTAGCGACTATTTATTACTCGACTTTCCACTTGCAGAAGAGGCGAAACGGAAGCTTATGACGAATGATGTGATTACAGTGACGGATATTCTTGGCTTTGAGGTTGATATATCCAAAGAAGAAATCATTCACAATATTCAGCCTGCGCTAAATCGTTTGGCTGATTCTATTAGTCAAGAAATTCTTGAATTAAATAATGGGAAGGCACCTAAAGCTGTCATGCTTGTGGGCGGCGGCAGTCAAACACCTGAGCTAACAAAACTCATCGCTAAACGACTAGCTTTACCAGAAAACCGCGTCGCTATCCGCGGAATTGAAGCGATACAACATGTACAGTTCTCCTCTCATGTACACAAAGGGCCTGAGCTTGTCACGCCGATCGGCATTGCTATTGCAGCGAATAAAAGCCCAATTCAATATATGAGTATCCTCGTAAACGGACAGCCTATTCGTCTATTTGATATGGAACAAACAAACGTTTCTGATTGCTTGCTTACTGCTGGTATTAAGTTGAATAAACTATACGGAAAGCCTGGAATGGCTAAAATCGTGCACTTTAATGGACAGCAAATTACGATACCTGGTGAACATGGAACTCCCCCGAAAATTTTATTAAATGGAGTAGAGGTCGCCCTTGATGCAGCAGTCAAAAACGAAGATATCATCGAAGTGACAAAAGGAGAAGATGGCCATACGGCTATATTATGTATTCATGACCTAATTGATCATATGCCAAGTAAAAAAGTAACGATAAACGGTGTGACCTATATAATAGAAGCGACCATTACAAGAAATGGATCGATTGTGACGAGGACAGAATTCATCAAAGATCATGATGTTATTACGTGCTCCATTCCGGAAACAATTGAAGAACTATTACAAGTACTGCAATTACATGAATTACTGCGCTTAATTCAGCCGTTTCAAATTGAATTAAACGAAAAAATACATAAAGCGCCTAGCATTAAAGGGTACATTTATAAAAATAACATAGAAGTAAAAGAAAGAGCTAGTTTTGAGGACGGCGATATTATTCAGGTCTTGCCCCCAAAGTCATTAACGCTAGCGGAACTAGCCGAAGCTCTAAATATTCAACTCACATACTCTATTCCAATCACGTTTAACGGAAATAAGGTAATCTTAACCAAAGCTTTAGCCGAATTCTGCCGCGGGGAAACCCGATTATCGCTATCCGACACGATTCAAGTTGGAGAAAGCCTAAGCTATGTGCCGTATAAACTGGAACCGTTTATCTTTCAAGATTTGTTCCGACATGTAAATATCGATATGCCGCAACATGCTTCCAGTCGGTTTATTTTAATTAAGAATAATCAAGAAGCAACCTTCCATGAAACATTAGCACCTGGAGACCAATTAAAAATTCTTTGGCCAACAATGATTCAATAA
- a CDS encoding YtxH domain-containing protein produces the protein MTQKEVQKTYEEDRNSINSKDFIIGALIGGMLGAATALFVAPKAGRDLRNDITEQARVISEKTGKLRQDLTETAKEKKNNVTELVTSKSSAIVGKVRSLRAEKAVEELEVEAGESEPAATSEADIASTLEEEVQIKLDEAQHAFDETEKELQS, from the coding sequence ATGACTCAGAAAGAAGTTCAAAAAACGTATGAGGAAGATCGCAACTCCATCAATTCAAAAGATTTTATTATCGGTGCTTTAATAGGTGGTATGCTTGGTGCAGCAACAGCTCTATTTGTTGCTCCTAAGGCAGGCAGAGACTTAAGAAACGATATTACTGAGCAAGCTAGGGTAATATCAGAAAAAACCGGAAAACTCCGTCAAGATCTTACAGAAACCGCTAAAGAAAAGAAAAACAATGTAACTGAACTTGTCACAAGCAAATCATCAGCCATAGTTGGCAAAGTGAGAAGCCTAAGGGCAGAAAAGGCAGTAGAAGAGCTTGAAGTTGAAGCAGGGGAAAGCGAACCCGCAGCAACGAGTGAGGCGGATATTGCAAGTACACTTGAAGAAGAGGTACAAATAAAACTTGATGAGGCACAGCACGCCTTTGATGAAACGGAAAAAGAACTTCAATCTTAA
- a CDS encoding acetoin utilization AcuB family protein → MIVEKMMTKNVMTLAPTDTIYSALLLINEKKIRHIPIVDQNNYLIGLVSDRDLRDATPSIFRTEEFKEDLYRPISSIMKTNIISGHPLDFVEEIGAIFCENNISCLPIVKEKKLVGIITSSDLLQAFIELTGVNKPGSQIEIKIPDKPGILHDICGIFKKRNVNIHSVLIYPEKADNTSPILVVRAQTINPFIVIEDLRKEGYEVLWPTVSGQFL, encoded by the coding sequence ATGATTGTTGAAAAGATGATGACCAAAAATGTTATGACTCTAGCCCCAACAGATACCATTTACAGCGCGCTCTTACTTATAAACGAAAAAAAAATCCGCCACATTCCAATTGTCGACCAAAACAATTATCTAATTGGTTTAGTAAGCGACCGCGATCTTAGAGACGCTACTCCATCCATCTTTCGCACCGAAGAGTTTAAAGAAGATTTATACAGACCGATTAGTTCGATTATGAAAACAAATATTATTTCGGGCCATCCACTCGACTTTGTAGAGGAAATCGGCGCTATTTTTTGTGAAAACAATATTAGCTGCCTTCCGATTGTAAAAGAAAAGAAACTAGTAGGAATTATAACAAGCTCAGACTTATTACAAGCCTTTATCGAATTAACGGGAGTCAATAAACCCGGTTCACAAATTGAAATTAAGATTCCGGATAAACCAGGCATCCTCCATGACATTTGCGGTATTTTCAAAAAGCGAAATGTAAATATACATAGCGTACTCATTTATCCAGAGAAAGCTGATAATACATCTCCAATACTCGTCGTTCGGGCTCAAACGATTAATCCATTTATCGTCATAGAGGATTTACGAAAAGAAGGCTATGAAGTCCTTTGGCCAACTGTATCGGGGCAATTCCTATGA
- the ccpA gene encoding catabolite control protein A, with the protein MNNVTIYDVAREANVSMATVSRVVNGNPNVKPATRKKVSDVIERLGYRPNAVARGLASKKTTTVGVIIPDISSIFFAELARGIEDIATMYKYNIILSNSDENKDKEFHLLNTMLGKQVDGIVFMGSHITDEHVKEFKNSPVPIVLAGSIEEEAKHQIPSVNIDYEAAAFDAVSAFAAKGHTRIAFVSGNLTDPINIQKIAGYKRGLQEANLPFDDVLIVEGDYTYNSGIECFEKLVEVADKPSAIIVAADEMALGIVHAAQDKGLHVPDDFEVISFDNTRLTLMVRPQISTIVQPLYDIGAVAMRLLTKLMNKEEVNGLDNVILPHRIEERQSTK; encoded by the coding sequence ATGAATAATGTAACCATTTATGATGTAGCCCGCGAAGCAAATGTTTCCATGGCGACGGTTTCTCGCGTAGTAAATGGCAATCCAAACGTAAAACCAGCCACAAGAAAAAAAGTATCGGATGTTATTGAACGCCTAGGATATCGACCGAATGCGGTAGCAAGAGGGCTTGCGAGCAAGAAAACGACGACAGTTGGTGTGATTATTCCTGATATTTCAAGCATTTTCTTTGCTGAGTTAGCACGAGGAATTGAAGATATTGCTACGATGTATAAATACAACATTATTTTAAGTAATTCGGATGAAAATAAAGATAAAGAATTTCACTTATTAAATACGATGTTAGGGAAACAAGTTGATGGCATTGTGTTTATGGGCAGTCATATTACAGACGAGCATGTGAAGGAATTTAAAAATTCGCCGGTACCAATTGTTCTTGCTGGTTCAATTGAAGAAGAGGCGAAACATCAAATTCCGTCGGTAAATATTGATTATGAAGCAGCAGCGTTTGATGCCGTGTCAGCTTTTGCTGCGAAAGGGCACACACGCATTGCTTTTGTTTCAGGTAATCTGACTGATCCAATCAATATTCAAAAAATAGCAGGTTACAAACGTGGCTTACAAGAAGCAAACCTTCCTTTTGATGATGTACTTATTGTCGAAGGAGACTATACCTATAATTCAGGTATTGAATGTTTTGAAAAGCTTGTAGAAGTAGCGGATAAGCCGAGTGCTATTATTGTAGCAGCAGATGAAATGGCGCTCGGTATTGTCCATGCAGCTCAAGATAAAGGTTTGCATGTGCCTGACGATTTTGAAGTCATTAGCTTTGATAACACACGATTAACTTTAATGGTGCGTCCACAAATTTCAACAATTGTTCAACCACTTTATGACATCGGTGCCGTAGCGATGCGATTGTTAACGAAGTTGATGAACAAGGAAGAAGTTAATGGTTTAGATAATGTTATTTTGCCGCATCGAATTGAAGAGAGACAATCTACAAAATAA
- a CDS encoding DUF948 domain-containing protein — translation MEIILYVSAAIIAIAFLVLVIYVAKTLTSLQITLNSVAHTLTGLESQLKGITTETTELLHKTNALAEDLKQKSENLNTAVVAVKEVGTSIQSFNTSIQKVSNKVITEIDNNQEKISQIVQWGNIALEMRDKWKARKQQPESSNEQEGKEASKKRRFLRARS, via the coding sequence ATGGAGATTATTTTGTATGTAAGTGCGGCAATTATTGCGATTGCTTTTCTCGTGCTTGTTATATATGTAGCGAAGACATTAACATCGCTGCAAATCACGTTAAACAGCGTTGCACATACATTAACTGGATTAGAGAGTCAACTGAAGGGAATTACGACGGAAACAACAGAATTATTACATAAAACCAATGCTTTAGCAGAGGATTTAAAGCAGAAATCAGAAAACTTAAACACAGCTGTTGTTGCTGTGAAAGAAGTTGGCACGTCAATCCAAAGCTTCAATACTTCTATTCAGAAGGTTTCGAATAAAGTGATAACCGAGATCGACAACAATCAAGAAAAAATTTCACAAATCGTGCAGTGGGGGAATATTGCCTTAGAGATGCGCGATAAGTGGAAGGCAAGAAAGCAACAACCAGAATCGTCGAATGAACAAGAAGGAAAAGAAGCATCCAAAAAAAGAAGGTTTTTACGAGCAAGATCATAA
- the acsA gene encoding acetate--CoA ligase yields MKTLPIIAGEFNLQNYDEVYKQFDWSDAERAFSWFETGKVNLAYEAIDRHAKTSKKNKVALYYKDDERNEKYTFKEVQQQTNKAANVLKGVADIKKGDRVFIFMPRSPELYFALIGAIKLGAIVGPLFEAFMEGAVRDRLLDSEAKAIVTTPELLSRVPVKDLPHLQYIFLVGENIEEKDKCYDFNKRMKEADRQFDIVWVERTDGLTLHYTSGSTGKPKGVLHVHNAMIQHYQTVKWVLDMKEEDVYWCTADPGWVTGTAYGVFGPWLTGTSIVVAGGRFKPESWYKIIEEFGVSVWYSAPTAFRMLMGAGDEIVKRFDLSSLRHVLSVGEPLNPEVIRWGMKVFERRIHDTWWMTETGAQLICNYPCLEIKPGSMGKPIPGVKAAIIDDQGRELPPYRMGNLAIKKGWPAMMATIWNNQQKYDSYFLKEDWYVSGDSAYMDQDGYFWFQGRVDDVIMTSGERVGPFEVESKLVEHPAVAEAGVIGKPDPVRGEIIKAFIALRDGYEPTEQLIEDIRQFVKLGLASHAAPREIEFRDKLPKTRSGKIMRRVLKAWELDLPTGDLSSMED; encoded by the coding sequence TTGAAAACGTTGCCAATAATAGCGGGTGAATTTAATTTGCAAAATTATGATGAGGTGTACAAGCAGTTTGATTGGTCGGATGCGGAGCGAGCCTTTTCCTGGTTTGAAACAGGGAAGGTAAATTTGGCTTATGAAGCGATAGATCGTCATGCCAAAACTTCTAAAAAGAATAAAGTTGCCCTTTATTATAAAGATGATGAGCGAAATGAAAAATATACATTTAAAGAAGTACAGCAACAGACGAATAAAGCAGCGAATGTACTTAAAGGTGTAGCAGATATAAAGAAGGGAGATCGTGTATTTATTTTTATGCCTCGCTCTCCAGAATTGTATTTTGCTTTAATTGGTGCGATTAAGCTTGGGGCAATTGTTGGTCCCTTATTTGAAGCATTTATGGAGGGAGCTGTTCGAGATCGCTTGTTAGATAGTGAAGCAAAGGCGATTGTCACAACACCTGAGCTATTATCACGTGTGCCAGTTAAAGATCTTCCACACTTGCAATATATCTTTTTGGTAGGAGAGAATATTGAAGAAAAAGATAAATGTTATGACTTCAATAAAAGAATGAAAGAAGCAGATCGTCAGTTTGATATTGTTTGGGTAGAAAGGACAGATGGGCTTACGCTTCATTATACGTCAGGATCGACTGGAAAGCCCAAAGGGGTTCTCCATGTTCACAATGCGATGATTCAGCATTATCAAACGGTGAAATGGGTACTCGATATGAAGGAGGAAGATGTTTATTGGTGTACAGCTGACCCAGGCTGGGTTACAGGGACTGCTTATGGAGTTTTCGGACCGTGGCTTACGGGCACTTCCATTGTAGTCGCAGGAGGCCGTTTTAAACCAGAGTCATGGTATAAGATTATTGAGGAGTTTGGAGTGTCGGTTTGGTATAGTGCTCCAACAGCTTTTAGGATGCTTATGGGTGCTGGTGATGAGATAGTGAAGCGATTTGATTTAAGTTCGCTTCGACACGTACTTAGTGTAGGAGAGCCGCTTAATCCGGAAGTTATTCGCTGGGGGATGAAAGTGTTCGAGCGTCGTATACATGATACTTGGTGGATGACGGAAACAGGTGCACAATTGATTTGTAATTATCCTTGTTTGGAAATTAAGCCAGGCTCGATGGGGAAACCAATTCCGGGAGTGAAGGCAGCGATTATTGATGACCAAGGACGAGAGCTGCCGCCGTATCGAATGGGGAATCTTGCTATTAAAAAAGGTTGGCCAGCTATGATGGCGACAATTTGGAATAATCAACAAAAATATGATTCTTATTTTTTAAAGGAAGATTGGTATGTATCTGGAGATTCTGCTTATATGGATCAGGATGGCTACTTCTGGTTTCAGGGACGTGTCGATGATGTTATTATGACTTCTGGTGAACGCGTTGGACCATTTGAGGTAGAAAGTAAATTAGTCGAACACCCAGCTGTTGCGGAAGCAGGGGTAATCGGAAAGCCTGATCCAGTTCGTGGTGAAATCATTAAGGCGTTCATTGCTCTTCGCGATGGGTATGAACCTACTGAGCAATTAATCGAGGACATTCGTCAATTTGTTAAGTTAGGCCTTGCTTCACATGCAGCACCGCGCGAAATTGAATTTCGCGATAAGCTTCCGAAAACTCGGAGTGGAAAAATTATGCGTCGTGTTTTAAAGGCTTGGGAACTTGATTTGCCAACGGGCGATTTATCTTCAATGGAAGACTAA
- a CDS encoding bifunctional 3-deoxy-7-phosphoheptulonate synthase/chorismate mutase — MSNKELDVLRDQLDDINLQLLHLINQRAELAQEIGRVKEKQGVNRYDPVRERKMLDLIEETHEGPLELASIKHIFKEIFKLGLDIQDENKKKALLVSRKQKQEDTIINLNGELIGNGVPSFVFGPCAVESYEQTAAVAAAIKAKGLKLMRGGAYKPRTSPYDFQGLGLEGLQILKRVADEYDLAVISEIVSTDDIETALDYIDVIQIGARNAQNFDLLKAAGSTNKPVLLKRGMSETIDEYIHAAEYIMAQGNSNIILCERGIRTYEKATRNTLDITAVPILKQETHLPVLVDVTHSTGRRDLLLPAAKAALAIGADGVMAEVHPDPAVALSDSAQQMDLKQFDAFYDEIKRLNWVTV; from the coding sequence ATGAGCAACAAGGAGCTTGACGTACTACGTGATCAACTAGACGATATTAATCTTCAGTTATTACATCTTATTAACCAACGAGCTGAGCTCGCTCAAGAAATTGGCCGAGTAAAAGAAAAGCAAGGTGTAAATCGTTACGATCCAGTTCGTGAAAGAAAAATGCTAGATCTCATTGAAGAAACACATGAGGGACCATTAGAGCTTGCGTCTATTAAGCATATCTTTAAAGAAATTTTTAAACTTGGATTAGATATTCAAGATGAAAATAAAAAGAAAGCCTTGCTTGTGTCTAGAAAGCAAAAACAAGAAGATACGATTATCAATTTAAATGGTGAATTAATTGGTAATGGCGTGCCAAGTTTTGTTTTCGGACCTTGTGCGGTTGAATCGTATGAACAAACAGCAGCCGTTGCAGCAGCAATTAAGGCGAAAGGTTTAAAGTTAATGCGCGGTGGTGCATATAAGCCACGTACATCTCCATATGACTTCCAAGGACTTGGCCTTGAAGGACTTCAAATTTTAAAAAGAGTTGCAGATGAATACGACTTAGCGGTTATTAGTGAGATTGTAAGCACAGATGATATTGAAACAGCACTTGATTATATCGATGTGATTCAAATTGGTGCTCGTAATGCACAAAACTTTGACTTGTTAAAAGCGGCTGGTTCAACGAATAAGCCTGTTCTTTTAAAACGTGGTATGTCAGAAACAATCGATGAATACATTCATGCTGCGGAATACATTATGGCACAGGGAAACAGCAATATCATTCTTTGTGAACGCGGAATCCGTACGTATGAGAAAGCGACAAGAAATACGTTAGATATTACAGCTGTACCGATTTTAAAACAAGAAACGCATTTACCTGTATTGGTTGATGTAACGCATTCAACAGGACGTCGTGATCTTTTACTTCCGGCAGCAAAAGCAGCACTTGCTATTGGAGCAGATGGTGTGATGGCTGAAGTGCATCCGGACCCAGCTGTTGCTTTATCTGATTCAGCACAGCAAATGGACTTGAAGCAATTCGATGCATTCTATGATGAAATTAAACGTTTAAACTGGGTGACGGTTTAA
- a CDS encoding GNAT family N-acetyltransferase — protein sequence MRHTKTYYAKELETTNGTLLIEGPISAEQLSSLHFHEDLVAFRPPLQQHKALIEIASLPEGRIIIARHENTIVGYVTFLYPDPLERWSEIKMDDLIELGAVEVISSFRGASVAQNLLRVAMMDEEMENYIIITTEYYWHWDLKGTGLNIWDYRRMMEKMMSAGGLTYFATDDPEICSHPANCLMAKIGKNVPPKSVQTFDRLRFMNRFMY from the coding sequence ATGAGGCATACAAAAACCTACTATGCGAAGGAGTTAGAAACAACAAATGGTACATTGCTTATCGAAGGTCCTATTTCCGCTGAACAACTAAGTTCCCTTCACTTTCATGAAGACCTCGTTGCTTTTCGCCCTCCATTACAACAGCACAAAGCCTTAATAGAAATTGCTAGTTTACCAGAAGGACGCATTATTATCGCGCGTCATGAAAACACAATTGTCGGCTATGTAACCTTCTTATACCCTGACCCGTTAGAACGTTGGTCGGAAATTAAGATGGATGATTTAATTGAACTGGGAGCAGTTGAAGTCATTTCTTCATTTCGCGGTGCATCAGTTGCTCAAAATTTGCTGCGTGTAGCTATGATGGATGAGGAGATGGAAAACTATATCATCATTACCACAGAATATTATTGGCATTGGGATTTAAAAGGAACCGGATTAAACATATGGGATTATCGAAGAATGATGGAAAAGATGATGAGTGCAGGAGGGCTTACCTATTTTGCAACCGATGACCCTGAAATTTGCTCACATCCCGCCAACTGCCTTATGGCGAAAATAGGTAAAAACGTCCCGCCAAAATCTGTTCAAACATTTGATCGGCTACGCTTTATGAACCGCTTTATGTACTAA
- a CDS encoding Ger(x)C family spore germination C-terminal domain-containing protein, with amino-acid sequence MKLKGNLKEYMDGRILTDEGVISKVEKSLEKKLIKQANYLINDFQKKNIDPLQLKQKVLAFNKEMSNEDFKQIYPTMKINVKADVKIVQTGISQ; translated from the coding sequence ATTAAACTCAAAGGAAACTTAAAAGAATACATGGATGGTCGAATTTTAACAGATGAGGGGGTTATTTCCAAGGTCGAAAAATCACTGGAAAAGAAATTAATTAAGCAAGCTAATTATTTAATCAATGACTTTCAGAAAAAAAATATAGACCCTCTTCAGTTAAAGCAAAAAGTACTCGCTTTCAATAAAGAAATGTCTAATGAAGATTTTAAACAAATTTACCCTACTATGAAAATAAACGTAAAAGCAGATGTAAAAATAGTTCAGACAGGGATTAGTCAATGA
- a CDS encoding acetoin utilization protein AcuC, with amino-acid sequence MIHDALYIHSEDLLTYKFREDHPFNQKRLQLTLDLLQKHGAINDRQIIQPRMATIEELELVHDAQYVQAVQLAGQGQLSVEIAQNYGIGTDDTPIFKNMHEASALITGGTLTAVDAVMTGHALHAFNPGGGLHHGFRGKASGFCVYNDCSVAIKYLQQKYNARVLYVDTDAHHGDGVQWSFYDDSDVCTLSIHETGRYLFPGTGNINERGQGKGYGYSFNIPVDAFTEDESWLDCYRTSLREVMDFFKPDVILTQNGADSHYYDPLTHLSGTMKIYKEIPKLAHEFAHKYCGGRWIAVGGGGYDIYRVVPRAWSLVWLEMTNNSNNSGPLPKDWINRWQPESEELLPSEWDDMDDIYEPIPRKADITEKNAQTLAKALHPIRSSQQTTNQF; translated from the coding sequence ATGATTCATGACGCACTATATATCCACTCAGAAGATTTATTAACCTATAAATTCCGGGAGGATCATCCATTTAATCAAAAGCGGCTACAGCTAACACTTGATTTGTTACAAAAACATGGAGCGATAAATGATAGACAAATTATTCAACCACGAATGGCTACCATTGAAGAATTAGAGCTTGTTCATGATGCTCAGTATGTCCAAGCTGTCCAACTTGCAGGTCAAGGGCAGCTATCAGTAGAAATCGCACAAAACTACGGAATCGGCACAGATGATACACCGATTTTTAAAAATATGCATGAAGCAAGTGCACTTATTACAGGCGGTACGTTAACAGCTGTTGATGCTGTTATGACAGGACACGCCCTGCACGCATTCAATCCGGGCGGAGGCTTACATCACGGCTTTCGCGGTAAAGCATCCGGCTTTTGTGTCTACAACGACTGTTCCGTTGCTATTAAATATTTACAACAAAAGTATAACGCACGTGTCTTATATGTTGATACTGACGCCCATCATGGGGATGGTGTACAGTGGTCCTTTTATGATGATTCCGATGTATGTACACTATCCATTCATGAAACAGGACGCTACTTATTTCCTGGTACCGGAAACATAAATGAACGAGGTCAAGGAAAGGGCTATGGTTATTCCTTCAATATACCGGTCGATGCCTTCACAGAAGATGAATCATGGCTTGATTGTTATCGCACATCATTGAGGGAAGTTATGGACTTCTTTAAACCAGATGTCATCCTCACTCAAAATGGAGCAGATTCTCATTATTATGATCCGTTAACACATCTATCAGGAACAATGAAGATATATAAAGAGATTCCGAAACTTGCACATGAATTTGCTCACAAATATTGCGGAGGACGCTGGATTGCAGTTGGCGGCGGCGGCTACGATATTTATCGTGTTGTCCCTCGCGCCTGGTCACTCGTCTGGCTTGAAATGACGAATAATTCAAACAATAGCGGTCCTCTTCCAAAAGACTGGATTAATCGTTGGCAGCCGGAATCTGAAGAACTACTTCCAAGCGAATGGGACGATATGGACGACATCTATGAGCCGATTCCACGAAAAGCAGACATTACGGAAAAAAACGCTCAAACATTAGCTAAGGCGCTGCACCCGATTCGCTCATCTCAGCAAACTACGAATCAGTTTTAA